One genomic window of Oleomonas cavernae includes the following:
- a CDS encoding DNA adenine methylase has product MKSAKGLVPYLGGKRNLASRIVPMIEAIPHRCYAEPFVGAGGIFFRRTKPAVVEAINDAGGEIVNLFRIVQRHPKALLDQLRLDLHARATFDRLLASNPATLTDIERAARFHMLQGARFRSDPTDGSFISNPATARGKSPVAVRRHLLASHRRLARVTIERLDFEVFIKRYDRPDTLIYVDPPYWGCEADYGDGLFSRADFGRLEAVLKGLRGRFVLSLNDRPEIRRLFAWASIQAVETTYGSIRPIKAAELIITSPGR; this is encoded by the coding sequence ATGAAGTCGGCCAAGGGCCTGGTCCCCTACCTCGGCGGTAAGCGCAATCTCGCGAGCCGCATCGTCCCCATGATCGAGGCCATCCCGCATCGCTGCTATGCCGAGCCCTTCGTCGGTGCCGGCGGCATCTTCTTCCGCCGTACCAAGCCGGCCGTGGTCGAGGCGATCAACGATGCCGGCGGCGAGATCGTCAACCTCTTCCGCATCGTCCAGCGCCACCCCAAGGCCCTGCTCGACCAATTGCGCCTCGATCTCCATGCCCGCGCCACCTTCGACCGGCTGCTGGCCAGCAACCCGGCGACGCTGACTGATATCGAGCGGGCAGCCCGGTTCCACATGCTTCAGGGGGCGCGGTTCCGATCTGACCCCACCGATGGCTCCTTCATCAGCAACCCCGCAACCGCGCGCGGCAAGTCGCCGGTGGCCGTGCGCCGGCACCTGCTGGCCTCCCATCGGCGTCTGGCGCGGGTCACCATCGAGCGGCTGGATTTCGAGGTCTTCATCAAGCGCTACGACCGGCCGGACACATTAATTTATGTGGACCCGCCCTATTGGGGCTGCGAGGCGGACTATGGCGACGGCCTGTTCTCGCGGGCGGATTTCGGGCGGCTCGAAGCGGTTCTGAAGGGCCTTCGAGGCCGCTTCGTGCTGTCCCTCAACGACCGCCCCGAGATCCGGCGCCTGTTCGCCTGGGCATCCATCCAGGCCGTCGAAACCACTTACGGCAGCATCCGGCCGATCAAGGCGGCCGAGCTGATCATCACGTCACCCGGCCGCTGA
- a CDS encoding Com family DNA-binding transcriptional regulator, translated as MRAIRCCCNVLLFRAAPSACLDGIEIKCRRCGLVTHFRATSPTPERPRASADLHEVGQGPGPLPRR; from the coding sequence GTGCGCGCTATTAGATGTTGCTGTAATGTTCTCTTGTTCCGGGCGGCTCCTTCGGCCTGCCTGGACGGCATCGAGATCAAGTGCCGCCGTTGCGGCCTGGTCACCCATTTCAGGGCCACGAGCCCGACGCCAGAGCGCCCGCGAGCGTCGGCAGATCTTCATGAAGTCGGCCAAGGGCCTGGTCCCCTACCTCGGCGGTAA
- a CDS encoding DUF4376 domain-containing protein produces the protein MRSVVLIFDSPEAAAAVDAALSAVGAQAVDHWLRRPDPSSEGDQGERGPGSAFLASIDRMPAALAPFEVAGADIEPVPAGGLTPPPALQAYRLALRAEVDVIRDSHIAAGVPVDLGGGLVFTVDTRNDTDFRNILGLTTFALLAITAQAENVLIPFRAADDLTRLLTPEQVIGLSQAVTMRVAALYAVAWEGKAAIDAADTHTALDLLDLDAGWPT, from the coding sequence ATGCGCAGCGTTGTCCTGATCTTCGACAGTCCAGAGGCGGCCGCCGCGGTCGATGCCGCGTTGTCGGCGGTGGGCGCGCAGGCCGTGGACCATTGGCTGCGCAGACCCGACCCTTCGAGCGAGGGCGACCAGGGCGAGCGCGGGCCTGGTTCCGCCTTCCTGGCCAGCATCGACCGGATGCCGGCAGCGCTGGCGCCGTTCGAGGTCGCGGGGGCGGACATCGAGCCGGTACCGGCAGGCGGGCTGACCCCGCCGCCGGCCTTGCAGGCCTACCGCCTGGCCCTGCGCGCCGAGGTTGACGTGATCCGCGACAGCCATATCGCGGCGGGGGTTCCGGTCGACCTGGGCGGGGGCTTGGTGTTCACCGTCGACACCAGGAACGACACCGACTTCCGCAATATCCTGGGGCTCACCACCTTTGCCCTGCTCGCCATCACCGCCCAAGCCGAGAATGTGCTGATCCCCTTCCGGGCAGCCGACGACCTGACCAGGCTGCTGACCCCAGAGCAGGTGATCGGGCTGTCTCAGGCGGTCACGATGCGGGTCGCCGCACTCTATGCCGTGGCCTGGGAAGGCAAGGCGGCGATCGACGCGGCTGACACGCACACCGCGCTCGACCTGCTCGATCTCGACGCGGGGTGGCCAACGTGA
- a CDS encoding phage head spike fiber domain-containing protein has product MTIPAPGLTLEFVHAGMLDPRLTFSRASIATCIGQDGLLRTAQVNEPRIAYDPVTRERRGLQIEGSRTNLALRSEEIDNAAWIKSAASVTANAVAGPFGTVTADKLVEAASSVRHYAAQSIAYTTGQDYCWGARLLKGERTRARIRLPSSQFAANCFVDVDLSTGAVTATGGGAVRGGILPAVNGFFYAYVVGTATATASGNAEVEMLDALGASAYAGDGTSGLYLGGAQCEIGAYPSSYIPTTAATVTRAVDTVSFPFTGISFNALAGAFLAEWSADHAYPTQSGVTQTYYIATLSDGSSSNTVNLRVDAGGTPRARVTTAGVAQAQLSGAVLSAGAVARCATAWVKDSVAAVYTPATVVSDTAADMPTGVNKLTIGQSEAAGATSYLDGYLRRLKYWPARIADAELQSLAA; this is encoded by the coding sequence ATGACCATTCCCGCGCCCGGCCTTACCCTTGAATTCGTCCATGCCGGCATGCTCGACCCGCGCCTGACCTTCAGCCGCGCATCGATCGCCACCTGCATCGGCCAGGACGGCCTGCTGCGCACCGCCCAGGTCAATGAACCACGCATCGCCTATGACCCGGTCACGCGCGAGCGCCGAGGCCTTCAGATCGAAGGTTCTCGAACCAACCTGGCGCTGCGCTCGGAAGAGATCGACAACGCCGCCTGGATCAAGTCGGCGGCGAGCGTCACCGCCAATGCCGTCGCCGGCCCCTTCGGTACCGTCACCGCCGACAAGCTGGTCGAGGCGGCATCGTCGGTGCGACACTACGCGGCGCAGTCGATCGCCTACACCACCGGCCAGGACTATTGCTGGGGCGCGCGCTTGCTGAAGGGCGAGCGCACCCGTGCTCGGATCCGGCTGCCGTCGTCACAGTTCGCGGCCAACTGCTTCGTGGACGTCGACCTGTCGACCGGTGCGGTGACGGCGACCGGCGGCGGCGCCGTGCGCGGCGGCATCCTGCCGGCGGTCAACGGCTTCTTCTATGCTTATGTGGTGGGCACGGCGACCGCGACCGCGTCGGGCAATGCCGAGGTCGAGATGCTCGATGCGCTGGGGGCGTCAGCCTATGCCGGCGACGGCACGTCGGGCCTCTACCTTGGCGGCGCCCAGTGCGAGATCGGCGCCTATCCCAGCTCCTATATCCCGACCACGGCGGCGACGGTGACGCGGGCGGTCGATACCGTGTCGTTTCCCTTTACCGGCATCAGCTTCAATGCGCTGGCGGGTGCCTTCCTCGCCGAATGGTCGGCCGACCACGCTTATCCGACGCAGTCGGGGGTGACCCAGACCTACTACATCGCCACCCTGTCGGACGGGTCGAGTTCGAACACCGTCAACCTGCGCGTCGATGCCGGCGGCACGCCCCGCGCCCGCGTCACCACCGCGGGCGTCGCCCAGGCACAGCTCTCGGGGGCGGTGCTCTCGGCCGGCGCCGTCGCCCGCTGTGCTACGGCCTGGGTGAAGGACAGCGTCGCCGCGGTCTACACCCCGGCGACGGTGGTCAGCGACACAGCGGCGGACATGCCCACGGGCGTCAACAAGCTGACCATCGGCCAGAGCGAGGCGGCCGGCGCGACCTCCTATCTCGACGGGTATCTGCGCCGCCTGAAGTATTGGCCGGCGCGGATCGCCGACGCCGAGTTGCAGTCCCTGGCGGCATAG
- a CDS encoding phage tail length tape measure family protein — MADLSLRLRITADGSELKAELVGSKEALTILGAAATAAGAKLDAGLKQGETAASDLAGTLDIVSTAVTKEAAAVDAGAAAADRLAAETAAARTEIRELAQQATVTGNAVASSWSGISAAVALQATEIENIRASWRNLTAGVSQHASEVDGLRTKYVPLYAAEAQHKAALDEISRALKIGAISEAEAAAAVTKSGVAFEAATQALNRHNRAMSGYAATGKLTGRELGQLSFQLNDVAVSLAGGMNPLLVLLQQGSQITPIFGGARNTLKALGEQVTVARVGFGALAGSVITAGLAFYSYIASTKQVEVAAAGVGRASGATVEQLRRIADEASDAGEISVAAARDIEVALLHTGKIGVGQFEGLIGIAKDFAATIGADVETATGQLAELFADPARGAQTLSQTLGLVDGATARYVQRLVDQNNRTEAQKVLLDALRPRLVDATEATTALGRAWDFVARMASNAMGAIGSAVDRAISGPSDDDRIAELRTAIARLREGAPEISADTPPEVRRLIEADRRNRPGSVPGSASADARIVEMERELRDLESRVEVRDAAAAEQAALGAARAAGDAALGVAGRSPATSDMLRQQRLGDQLTALKTGVGAPGQTAAEQAQIAAAIDATSRAITTYIPAAEKAQQLSQIDIQLLSARSPAERARLAGERERISLSGEEVTAGEAAARVEQARARALAEGTVAIGRESAALSANVTSLYAVADAYLTSASAGEAAAAQREAVQASLTSGVDAEARARELLAQQVAQTAVEGARQVTDLRDQAAAHRGVTEAVAAGTMTQAEAQKQLQLEQALRPLLVAEANAEGAAKKELTRIIQLLRDAYGEANDAAAGFSAASALQAQRESLGLAQYELSLAGETAERRAYLVALRQKELELQRQYGDNWRVQAGEELRLYDETLRTNAALRQRTEISDALTGAVRKAGEAIQESLGDTFRDVLDGNVDSFEDFGDRLLDIMKDVAAQIAALLVFQPIVGGVANAFLGQGTASQLGLTTGGGVPMPSINGGAGGGFDYLGAGQQVLGLADSLSGGAGSSIFAGITDSLGITGVGGLMSTPLFGTGVASVGSGFAVGGGAAAGGALAGGLTSGAGGFAIGGGAASSGAVAGGLSASGGAAAGGVTLGGTIIPGIGILAAGYGIGQLLSGIAPGNKLVSMGGGAVGGAAAGAAIGSVVPVIGTAIGAIIGAIAGLIGGMDNDKPSNKTANVVYDDFYKDPRTFHQNGKKFSQANLDAATGAGAAVRDASLAAFGKYVDFSDLQLKFEIGSREGSYSQLWQDGKDLGQIRGETSTDGVKSIIGRTIIKISELYADKLPEEVTKALSKVDFSGDIDEALRLLVFAADFKDAVDALRGGVGIEDDMRKGIRDSLTAQIDALKKFQDDAEELDLGGATAAVREYALVLVGLKDAKTDITQTEAAMKALDETFKVLRERASDLGLTQTEVAAGYAASMQKIRDSFDDGLDRAINQGAGFGIFDQVTDLLKAQEIRQKEAATLGLDMSKVARLAALEVAAAVRQATDAQLAGIAEIVNASENLGAQLGLSLGLVSRAIDEQISTSMDAATAARRSAAAYRDALGSINDAIAALKTGDLSTLSPAEILAQRRQELTQTATKAKGGDLDAMKNLPAAVQAFLEDSRAYNASAPAYQSDFDWASKLLQQAGVSAGGLAGSADTQADLLDAQTRVLEAIRENLTAPEGPNAALLREQLSALDVIGNLIERTNTLSVGQATSATGKLGDAIRAVRDVRSEIAGGIDVNRARGITGALNAAQTALVGNNTAAATSLRGTIAALQDVTRTGLVAVARADTVRDALGRATIGITGNNSDEARALKGVIDALSVATADGLVSVSEAAPLKAAIQASSQLLAGNDTAEGLATRKVLAALSAITDSGLSSTAKAAAVTAALQAAEQGISGRTTAGATGIREVIQALRAITATGLSETAAGGPIRERLHEVQEALADLLGDQVVATNATTGQVVKIRDLTDAQVKALLDGLDLSDALGNAIEDQTGEIITGNATTDILARLAQEQGAVSEQIKQVIAGAMPPRPAWSPRSSPAARRSRRCWRNTSSWTPTSRPSWMPTRPERRMKPLSLPPAPPMTPR, encoded by the coding sequence GTGGCTGATCTGTCCCTGCGTCTCCGCATCACCGCCGATGGCAGTGAACTCAAGGCCGAACTGGTTGGCTCCAAGGAGGCTCTGACCATCCTGGGCGCCGCGGCCACGGCAGCCGGGGCAAAGCTTGACGCGGGCCTGAAGCAGGGCGAGACGGCAGCGAGCGATCTTGCCGGCACGCTCGATATCGTGTCGACGGCCGTTACCAAAGAGGCGGCAGCGGTTGATGCGGGTGCTGCCGCGGCGGATCGCCTGGCCGCCGAGACCGCCGCGGCGCGAACCGAGATCCGCGAGCTGGCGCAGCAGGCGACGGTGACGGGCAATGCGGTCGCCTCGTCCTGGAGCGGTATCTCGGCCGCGGTGGCCCTACAGGCAACGGAGATCGAGAACATCCGGGCGTCCTGGCGGAACCTGACCGCCGGCGTCTCGCAGCATGCTTCCGAGGTCGATGGCCTGCGGACGAAATACGTGCCCCTCTATGCCGCCGAGGCACAGCACAAGGCCGCCCTGGACGAGATTTCGCGCGCACTGAAGATCGGGGCAATCAGTGAAGCCGAGGCCGCGGCAGCCGTCACCAAGAGCGGCGTCGCATTCGAGGCGGCGACGCAGGCGCTCAACCGCCACAATCGCGCCATGTCGGGTTACGCGGCCACCGGCAAGCTGACCGGCCGTGAACTGGGCCAACTCTCCTTCCAGCTCAACGACGTCGCGGTGTCGCTGGCCGGCGGCATGAACCCGCTGCTCGTCCTGCTGCAGCAGGGAAGTCAGATCACGCCCATCTTTGGCGGTGCCCGCAATACCCTGAAGGCTTTGGGCGAGCAGGTGACAGTTGCCCGCGTGGGCTTCGGTGCGCTTGCCGGCAGCGTCATTACCGCCGGCCTGGCCTTCTACAGCTACATCGCCTCGACCAAGCAGGTCGAGGTTGCCGCCGCCGGCGTCGGGCGGGCCAGTGGCGCCACCGTCGAGCAGCTGCGGCGTATCGCCGACGAAGCATCGGATGCCGGGGAGATCTCGGTCGCGGCCGCTCGCGACATCGAGGTCGCCCTCCTGCACACCGGCAAGATCGGGGTGGGTCAGTTCGAGGGCCTCATCGGCATTGCAAAGGATTTCGCGGCGACGATCGGCGCCGACGTCGAGACCGCCACCGGCCAGTTGGCCGAGCTGTTCGCCGACCCGGCGCGCGGTGCCCAGACCCTGTCGCAGACCCTCGGCCTGGTCGATGGCGCCACTGCCCGCTACGTCCAGCGCCTGGTCGACCAGAACAACAGGACCGAAGCCCAGAAGGTGCTGCTCGACGCGCTTCGGCCGCGGTTGGTGGATGCCACCGAAGCGACTACAGCTCTCGGTCGGGCATGGGATTTTGTGGCACGCATGGCATCCAATGCCATGGGCGCAATCGGTAGCGCGGTGGACAGGGCTATATCCGGGCCATCCGATGATGACCGGATTGCAGAACTGCGCACGGCTATCGCCAGGCTCAGGGAGGGTGCCCCGGAAATCTCGGCCGACACACCGCCTGAGGTGCGCCGCCTGATTGAAGCCGATCGGCGCAACAGGCCCGGCTCAGTGCCAGGTAGCGCGTCGGCGGATGCCCGCATCGTGGAGATGGAGCGCGAGCTTAGGGACCTGGAAAGCAGGGTAGAGGTTCGCGACGCCGCCGCGGCCGAGCAAGCTGCACTTGGCGCCGCCAGAGCCGCAGGTGATGCCGCTTTGGGTGTGGCTGGACGATCGCCCGCGACCTCCGACATGTTGCGCCAACAGCGCCTGGGGGATCAGCTTACGGCGCTCAAGACTGGCGTCGGGGCGCCTGGTCAAACCGCTGCCGAGCAAGCGCAGATCGCGGCCGCGATCGACGCGACCAGTCGCGCAATTACGACCTACATTCCGGCTGCCGAGAAAGCCCAGCAGCTCTCCCAGATCGATATCCAACTCTTGAGCGCCAGGTCGCCCGCCGAGCGGGCGCGGCTGGCCGGCGAGCGAGAGCGCATTTCCCTGTCCGGCGAAGAGGTCACGGCCGGCGAGGCCGCCGCCCGGGTAGAGCAGGCCCGCGCGCGTGCCTTGGCTGAAGGCACCGTCGCGATCGGCCGCGAGAGCGCGGCGCTGTCTGCCAACGTCACCTCGCTCTACGCCGTCGCCGATGCCTACCTGACCAGCGCCTCGGCCGGCGAGGCCGCCGCGGCCCAGCGCGAGGCCGTCCAGGCATCGTTGACCAGTGGCGTGGATGCCGAGGCCCGCGCCCGCGAACTGTTGGCCCAGCAGGTCGCGCAGACCGCCGTGGAGGGGGCTCGCCAGGTCACCGACCTGCGCGACCAGGCCGCCGCGCACCGCGGGGTCACCGAGGCCGTCGCTGCCGGCACCATGACGCAGGCCGAGGCCCAGAAGCAGCTTCAACTCGAGCAGGCCTTGCGCCCGCTGCTGGTGGCCGAGGCCAACGCCGAAGGGGCGGCGAAGAAGGAACTGACCCGCATCATCCAGCTGTTGCGGGATGCCTACGGGGAGGCGAACGATGCCGCCGCCGGCTTCAGTGCCGCATCCGCCCTTCAGGCCCAGCGGGAGAGCCTGGGCCTCGCCCAATATGAACTCAGCCTGGCCGGCGAGACCGCCGAGCGCCGGGCCTATCTGGTCGCCCTGCGCCAGAAGGAACTGGAGCTGCAGCGCCAGTACGGCGACAACTGGCGCGTCCAGGCCGGCGAGGAATTGCGGCTCTACGACGAGACCCTGCGCACCAACGCAGCCCTGCGCCAGCGCACCGAGATCTCGGACGCCCTGACCGGCGCCGTGCGCAAGGCCGGCGAAGCCATCCAGGAGAGCCTGGGCGATACCTTCCGCGACGTCCTCGACGGCAATGTCGACAGCTTCGAGGATTTCGGCGACCGGCTGCTGGACATCATGAAGGACGTCGCCGCCCAGATCGCAGCACTGCTGGTGTTCCAGCCGATCGTCGGCGGCGTGGCGAATGCCTTCCTCGGCCAGGGCACCGCCTCGCAGCTGGGGCTGACCACGGGCGGCGGCGTGCCCATGCCCAGCATAAACGGGGGTGCCGGTGGCGGCTTCGACTATCTGGGCGCCGGCCAGCAAGTCCTCGGCCTGGCCGACAGCCTGAGCGGCGGCGCCGGTTCGTCGATCTTCGCCGGCATCACCGACAGCCTGGGCATCACGGGCGTCGGCGGCCTCATGAGCACGCCGCTCTTCGGGACGGGCGTGGCCTCTGTGGGCTCGGGCTTTGCGGTCGGCGGCGGCGCTGCCGCTGGCGGCGCCCTGGCCGGCGGCCTGACCTCGGGTGCGGGCGGCTTTGCCATCGGCGGCGGGGCGGCGTCCAGCGGGGCCGTTGCCGGCGGCCTCTCGGCCAGCGGCGGTGCCGCGGCGGGCGGTGTCACGCTGGGCGGCACGATCATCCCCGGCATCGGCATCCTGGCGGCGGGTTACGGCATCGGCCAGCTGCTCAGCGGCATTGCGCCCGGCAACAAGCTGGTGTCGATGGGCGGCGGTGCCGTGGGCGGCGCCGCGGCCGGTGCGGCGATCGGCTCGGTTGTCCCGGTGATCGGCACGGCGATCGGCGCCATCATCGGCGCCATCGCCGGCCTGATCGGCGGCATGGACAACGACAAGCCCAGCAACAAGACGGCCAACGTGGTCTATGACGATTTCTACAAAGACCCGCGGACGTTCCATCAGAACGGCAAGAAGTTCAGCCAGGCCAATCTCGATGCCGCCACGGGTGCCGGTGCCGCGGTGCGCGATGCCTCCCTTGCCGCCTTCGGCAAATACGTCGACTTCAGCGACCTGCAGCTCAAGTTCGAGATCGGCAGCCGCGAGGGCTCCTATTCACAGCTCTGGCAGGACGGCAAGGATCTCGGCCAGATCCGGGGCGAGACCAGCACCGATGGGGTCAAGTCGATCATCGGCCGCACCATCATCAAGATCAGCGAACTCTATGCCGACAAGCTGCCCGAAGAGGTCACCAAGGCCCTGAGCAAGGTGGACTTCTCGGGTGACATCGACGAAGCGCTGCGCCTGCTCGTCTTCGCCGCCGACTTCAAGGATGCCGTGGACGCCCTGCGCGGCGGCGTCGGCATTGAAGACGACATGCGCAAGGGGATCAGGGACAGCCTCACGGCGCAGATCGATGCGCTGAAGAAGTTCCAGGACGATGCCGAGGAACTCGACCTGGGCGGCGCCACCGCGGCGGTGCGCGAGTATGCCCTCGTTCTGGTCGGGCTGAAGGACGCCAAGACGGACATCACTCAGACCGAGGCCGCCATGAAGGCGCTCGACGAGACCTTCAAGGTGCTGCGCGAGCGGGCGTCCGACCTGGGGCTGACCCAGACCGAGGTCGCCGCGGGCTATGCCGCGTCGATGCAGAAGATCCGCGACAGCTTCGACGACGGCCTCGACCGCGCGATCAACCAGGGCGCCGGCTTCGGGATCTTCGATCAGGTCACCGATCTGCTCAAAGCCCAGGAGATCCGGCAGAAGGAAGCCGCGACGCTCGGCCTCGATATGTCCAAGGTCGCCCGGCTGGCCGCGCTGGAAGTCGCCGCCGCCGTGCGCCAGGCCACCGACGCCCAGCTCGCCGGCATCGCCGAGATCGTGAATGCCAGCGAGAACCTGGGCGCGCAGCTGGGCCTGTCGCTGGGCTTGGTGAGCCGGGCGATCGACGAGCAGATCTCGACGTCCATGGATGCCGCCACCGCGGCGCGCCGATCGGCGGCCGCCTATCGCGATGCCCTGGGCTCGATCAACGACGCGATTGCCGCCCTGAAGACGGGCGACCTCTCGACCCTGTCGCCGGCCGAGATCCTGGCCCAGCGGCGCCAGGAACTGACGCAGACCGCCACCAAGGCCAAGGGCGGCGACCTGGACGCCATGAAGAACCTGCCCGCCGCCGTCCAGGCCTTCCTGGAAGACAGCCGCGCCTACAACGCCTCCGCGCCCGCCTATCAAAGCGATTTCGACTGGGCTTCGAAGCTGCTTCAACAGGCGGGCGTTTCGGCCGGGGGCCTGGCCGGGTCGGCTGACACTCAGGCCGATCTGCTCGATGCCCAGACCCGCGTCCTGGAAGCCATTCGCGAGAACCTGACCGCGCCCGAAGGCCCGAATGCGGCCCTGCTGCGCGAGCAGCTCTCGGCGCTCGATGTCATCGGCAATCTGATCGAGCGGACCAACACCCTTTCGGTCGGCCAGGCCACCTCGGCAACCGGCAAGCTGGGCGATGCCATCCGGGCCGTGCGTGACGTCCGCAGCGAGATCGCAGGCGGCATCGATGTCAACCGCGCGCGGGGTATCACCGGCGCCCTGAACGCGGCGCAGACCGCCCTGGTCGGCAACAACACCGCCGCGGCGACCAGCCTGCGCGGCACGATCGCCGCCCTGCAGGATGTCACCCGCACCGGCCTGGTGGCGGTCGCCCGCGCCGACACGGTGCGCGATGCGCTCGGCCGCGCCACCATCGGCATCACCGGCAACAATTCCGACGAGGCCCGCGCCCTCAAGGGGGTGATCGATGCCCTGTCAGTGGCGACGGCGGATGGCCTGGTCAGCGTCTCGGAAGCCGCGCCGCTCAAGGCCGCGATCCAGGCCTCGTCTCAACTGCTGGCCGGCAACGACACGGCCGAGGGCCTGGCCACCCGCAAGGTGCTGGCGGCCCTGTCGGCGATCACCGATAGCGGGCTCTCCAGCACGGCCAAGGCCGCGGCGGTCACTGCCGCATTGCAGGCGGCCGAGCAGGGCATCAGCGGTCGCACCACGGCCGGCGCGACCGGCATTCGCGAGGTCATCCAGGCCTTGCGGGCGATCACCGCGACCGGCTTGAGCGAGACGGCGGCGGGCGGGCCCATCCGCGAGCGCCTGCACGAGGTGCAGGAGGCTTTGGCCGATCTGCTCGGCGACCAGGTCGTCGCGACCAACGCCACCACCGGCCAGGTGGTGAAGATCCGAGACCTGACCGATGCCCAGGTCAAGGCGCTGCTGGACGGCCTCGACCTGTCCGATGCCCTGGGCAACGCGATCGAGGATCAGACCGGCGAGATCATCACCGGCAATGCCACCACCGATATCCTGGCGCGCCTGGCGCAGGAGCAAGGCGCGGTCAGCGAGCAGATCAAACAGGTGATCGCGGGGGCAATGCCGCCCAGGCCAGCCTGGTCGCCGCGGTCGTCGCCGGCAGCGAGAAGGTCGCGGCGCTGCTGGCGCAATACCTCAAGCTGGACGCCGACCAGCAGGCCATCCTGGATGCCGACGCGGCCCGAAAGGCGCATGAAGCCGCTGTCGCTGCCGCCCGCGCCTCCTATGACGCCCAGGTGA
- a CDS encoding DUF1799 domain-containing protein — translation MSDAARTWATGGGSTTKAREALEEELAGFGIVGPGADQLRARFATETEIELWPENLAAFAFFQSVATQWLHAGMGGSIVGLNYAAVAVVANAQGLTLDGNVMADLQAMEIEALAVFRGREERERQQARSRRG, via the coding sequence CTGAGCGACGCCGCCCGGACCTGGGCAACGGGCGGCGGCAGTACCACCAAAGCCCGCGAGGCTCTTGAGGAAGAACTCGCGGGCTTCGGCATCGTCGGGCCGGGCGCGGACCAGCTTCGCGCCCGCTTCGCGACCGAGACCGAGATCGAGCTGTGGCCTGAGAACCTGGCCGCCTTCGCGTTCTTTCAGTCGGTGGCCACCCAATGGCTGCACGCCGGCATGGGGGGCTCGATCGTCGGCCTCAACTACGCCGCCGTCGCGGTGGTGGCCAATGCCCAGGGGTTGACGCTGGACGGGAATGTGATGGCCGACCTGCAAGCCATGGAGATCGAGGCACTGGCCGTGTTCCGCGGCCGCGAGGAACGCGAGCGCCAGCAGGCGAGGTCGCGCCGTGGCTGA
- a CDS encoding phage tail tube protein codes for MAYKWEQKIVLLKAEATYGVDSVPVGGSNAVMTYNGSIEPLKADKVERDLDGGRLGNEGALIVGEHMMISFEVEAAGAGTPLGTAPGYGPALIACAMAETVVATTRVDYKPVDSGETSASIYFYIGRLRHKALGCRGTVKLVGAALAIPRFQFSFMGLYGGIADAAMPSATLTAFKDPEEVSFANTVITLHGTTLGVKSFEVDFGVENVYRNNTNYEGINYVDRKAVGTILFEAPDILTKDWIATIKTETRDVLSITHGSAAGKKVIVTGSKTQLVDPQYQEDQKLLMIQAGLNLCVNSATDDFTITIQ; via the coding sequence ATGGCCTACAAATGGGAACAGAAGATCGTCCTGCTGAAGGCCGAGGCGACCTACGGGGTCGACAGCGTGCCGGTCGGCGGCAGCAACGCGGTCATGACCTACAACGGCAGCATCGAGCCGCTGAAGGCCGACAAGGTGGAACGCGACCTGGATGGTGGCCGCCTCGGTAACGAGGGCGCCCTGATCGTCGGCGAGCACATGATGATCAGCTTCGAGGTCGAAGCGGCCGGCGCCGGCACCCCGCTGGGCACCGCGCCTGGCTATGGCCCGGCCCTGATCGCCTGCGCCATGGCGGAAACCGTCGTCGCCACCACCCGCGTCGACTACAAGCCAGTGGACAGCGGCGAGACCTCGGCCAGCATCTACTTCTACATCGGCCGGCTGCGCCACAAGGCCCTGGGCTGCCGCGGTACCGTGAAGCTGGTCGGCGCCGCCCTGGCCATCCCGCGCTTCCAGTTCTCGTTCATGGGCCTCTATGGCGGCATCGCCGATGCGGCCATGCCCTCGGCGACCCTGACCGCGTTCAAGGATCCCGAGGAAGTCTCCTTCGCCAACACCGTGATCACCCTGCACGGCACGACGCTGGGCGTGAAGTCGTTCGAGGTCGATTTCGGGGTCGAGAACGTCTACCGCAACAACACTAACTACGAGGGCATCAACTATGTCGACCGCAAGGCGGTCGGCACGATCCTGTTCGAAGCCCCGGACATCCTGACCAAGGACTGGATCGCCACCATCAAAACCGAGACCCGTGACGTCCTGTCGATCACCCACGGCTCGGCCGCGGGCAAGAAGGTCATCGTCACCGGCAGCAAGACCCAGCTGGTCGACCCGCAGTACCAGGAGGATCAGAAGCTCCTGATGATCCAGGCCGGGCTGAACCTCTGCGTCAACTCGGCGACGGACGATTTCACCATCACGATCCAGTAA